The following are encoded in a window of Elusimicrobiota bacterium genomic DNA:
- the sipP_2 gene encoding Signal peptidase I P, with amino-acid sequence MKKGRFILVGLVLVGTLCLLLVGRLVYRIPGDSMAPTLVSGDRLILKRIDSTHRSLQRGDIVFFLFPARSKDSPHYGKSFIKRIIGMGGDKIEIVEKKVLVNGQKIEESYATFVESTIYPRTKVYSGDQFQREWESARFEGFGGKDIRDNFGPIVVPQGHLFLMGDNRDRSFDSRFWGPLPIQNVSGYPSQIVWPTSRKRKFEL; translated from the coding sequence ATGAAGAAGGGTCGATTTATCTTGGTTGGTTTAGTGCTTGTCGGCACACTTTGCCTACTTCTGGTTGGGCGCCTGGTTTATCGAATACCAGGCGACAGCATGGCACCGACTTTGGTTTCAGGCGATCGATTGATTTTAAAGCGAATTGACTCAACTCACCGAAGTTTACAGCGTGGTGACATTGTTTTTTTTCTTTTTCCAGCACGCAGTAAGGACAGTCCCCACTATGGAAAAAGTTTTATTAAGCGAATTATCGGAATGGGTGGAGACAAGATTGAAATTGTGGAAAAGAAAGTATTGGTCAATGGGCAAAAGATTGAAGAGTCATATGCCACCTTCGTCGAATCAACCATTTATCCGCGGACAAAAGTTTACTCGGGAGACCAGTTTCAAAGGGAATGGGAGAGTGCGAGGTTTGAAGGGTTTGGCGGGAAAGACATTAGAGACAATTTCGGCCCCATTGTAGTACCCCAAGGCCATCTATTCTTGATGGGTGATAACCGCGATAGGTCCTTTGACTCCAGGTTTTGGGGACCTTTGCCGATTCAAAATGTAAGTGGTTATCCTTCTCAAATTGTTTGGCCAACAAGTCGCAAAAGGAAATTCGAACTGTGA